Proteins found in one Drosophila innubila isolate TH190305 chromosome X, UK_Dinn_1.0, whole genome shotgun sequence genomic segment:
- the LOC117794009 gene encoding lipase member H, whose translation MDGNPLSKHNFLKTMNWYVNCRHSSQHQRRRQLNYHASVFVYGCLLLLGSICGSGAHFHKWNILQKSFRFMQETMLRSSLERANLNYGIVFECRTISDKDLGDEVHFHLQLGDLSGFRRLDAKKKLALFLHGWNDQGSKYWVQELLLTWTLFDDGYNVCVVDWGNLSQNDYKSASMSIFDVGLTVAGIIIALEEMRPRHFNRRNVTLAGYSLGAHAAGYAGAVLDGKVEQIIGLDPAGPLFTLPAAVAPKYRLDQSDAQFVQVLHTSGGTLGTDLKCGHADFYPNGGRAPQRNCLKFINLREMQNTNPIACSHSAAAIFFRQSMDPQYPFVGYQCSSYREFAAGRCDNNRRAQFGIHSHRKSRGSFYFDTTFSHPYVERQRWNCQRRWNWKKDRKYSVKEQSSLEMQAITSTNIAGDLQRRLWMRMLGRERNRCRFK comes from the exons GTACGTGAATTGCCGGCACAGCAGCCAACATCAGAGGCGGAGACAACTTAATTACCATGCATCGGTCTTTGTTTATGGCTGTCTCTTGCTGCTCGGCAGCATCTGTGGCTCTGGCGCCCATTTTCACAAGTGGAATATTTTGCAAAAGAGCTTTCGGTTTATGCAGGAGACAATGCTAAGGAGCAGCTTAGAACGCGCTAATCTAAACTACGGTATTGTGTTTGAATGCCGAACCAT CTCCGATAAGGATCTTGGTGATGAagtacattttcatttgcaactCGGGGACTTGAGTGGATTCCGTCGCCTGGATGCAAAAAAGAAGCTTGCGTTATTTCTACACGGCTGGAATGATCAGGGTAGCAAATATTGGGTGCAGGAATTGTTATTGA CTTGGACGCTTTTCGATGATGGTtacaatgtgtgtgtggtagATTGGGGAAATCTGTCACAGAACGACTATAAAAGCGCCTCGATGTCTATATTTGACGTTGGCCTGACTGTGGCTGGTATAATTATAGCCTTAGAGGAAATGCGACCACGTCATTTCAATCGTCGCAACGTCACTCTGGCCGGCTACAGCTTGGGTGCACATGCAGCTGGATATGCGGGAGCCGTTCTAGATGGCAAGGTTGAACAAATTATTGGACTTGACCCGGCCGGACCACTTTTTACACTGCCAGCGGCAGTTGCCCCGAAGTATCGACTGGACCAATCGGACGCACAGTTCGTACAGGTGTTGCACACCTCAGGCGGCACCTTAGGCACCGATTTAAAATGTGGACACGCTGATTTCTACCCAAACGGTGGACGAGCCCCACAACGCAACTGTTTGAAGTTTATTAATCTGCGCGAAATGCAGAACACAA ATCCTATTGCCTGCAGTCACTCAGCGGCTGCCATTTTTTTCAGACAGTCAATGGATCCTCAGTATCCGTTTGTCGGATATCAATGCTCCAGCTATCGTGAGTTCGCAGCTGGCCGTTGCGACAACAATCGTCGCGCTCAATTTGGGATTCATTCGCATCGAAAATCAAGGGGAAGCTTCTACTTTGACACCACCTTTAGTCATCCTTATGTAGAGCGTCAGCGCTGGAATTGTCAGCGAAGGTGGAACTGGAAGAAAGATCGGAAGTATTCTGTCAAGGAGCAAAGTTCTCTAGAAATGCAGGCTATCACTTCAACAAACATAGCAGGAGACCTTCAACGTCGCTTATGGATGCGTATGCTTGGTCGAGAACGCAATCGTTGTCGCTTCAAATAG